A stretch of DNA from Echeneis naucrates chromosome 3, fEcheNa1.1, whole genome shotgun sequence:
gtgtgtgtgtcaggattcagcagaaacagcaccacatctgcagcagaatgttttattaaagagCTTCGTCTCTACAGAACAGAGGCAGGACATAAATTGAGGGGCGGGGCTTGTTGTGGTTCTGCAGGCTGCAGAATAACGGGAAACAATGACATCAGCTCGTAAGCAAGGCAATAATGTCACTGACAATGAGGTCACTGCACTGAGCTCAACGCAGTGATGTCATCGCAGTGTAACAAAGAAAGACCATCTGAGGTGTGGGGCCGTCTGCAGAGTTTGGACTAACTgagacctgaacctgaaccgaaccctaaccctcatgGTCCATCCGGTctacaggtagacctccatgtggtctctgATACTAAAtttggattcagaaactgaaccttaaaaccagctgcaggacttctggcactttatgatgtcacaccTGCTGTATTTGAATTGCTCACTCAGTAAacactcagccaatcaggagcgTCAGGAGGTAAAGACAGGTGAGGGCTGGACATTTCATTCGtaaaatctgacttcattttaatGCAGGACTCTCTGCACTGTCTGTCtcacagcttcttttttattCCAACCAGCTGAATCCAGTTTAACATCACGAGTCATCTCACTCTGCTCCAGTCGTGAGCTTCATCTGAGTCGGCGAACAGTCGTGACTCGTCTTCCTGCTTCTGCAGCCCACTGAGGCGGGTggggagtgggagagagagagcagacgGCAGATTGGGCTGAATGTCAGGGGAAGCTGAGAGAAGAACCTGCAGCCTAAAacctgaagacagaaaaaaagaactgatGTGTTGAAACAAATCACGTTGGAAGGTCCGAAGGTCgaaaggtccagacggtctgatgGTCTAAAGACctaaaggtccagatggtctgaaggtccgAAGGTCgaaaggtccagacggtctgatgGTCTAAAGACctaaaggtccagatggtctgaaggtccgAAGGTCGAAAGGTCCGAAGGTCgaaaggtccagacggtctgatgGTCTAAAGacctaaaggtccagacggtctgatgGTCTAAAGACCTAAAGGTccagacagtctgaaggtccGAAGGTGTAAAGGTccagacagtctgaaggtccgaaggtctaaaggtctaaaggtctaaagatctaaaggtccagacggtctgatgGTCTAAAGacctaaaggtccagacggtctgaaggtccgaaggtctaaaggtccagacagtctgaaggtccgaaggtctaaaggtctaaaggtctaaagatctaaaggtccagatggtctgaaggttgGAGGTCGAaagatctaaaggtccagacggtctaaaggtctaaagatctaaaggtccagacggtctgaaggtctaaaggtccagacggtctaaaggtctaaagatctaaaggtccagacggtctgaaggtctaaaggtccagacggtctaaaggtctaaagatctaaaggtccagacggtctgaaggtctaaaggtccagacggtctgatgatctaaaggtccagacggtctgaaggtctaaaggtccagacggtctgatggtctgaaggtccagacggtctgaaggtctgttAGCCCgcgggggtgggggtggggggtggtcaGAGGATTCGGGTTAGTgtgttcctttttgtttgttttcagtaagTCTCCTCTGAGTTAAACTGCCGGCCTGAGgtcagtgtttttcatgttgaaaCTGAAGTTTTCTCTGCATCTCATCATTAACTTTGTGTCAGACACTTTAAGTCTGCTGAGTTTTAATCTGACTGAATGAATTGAGAGGTAGGTGACTCATCCGGCGACCACGCAGCCGGATCTCAGCGAGCGAGTGGGCGACCTGAACGAAGCCCGTGTTGGCAGAGTGCTGGCAGATGGTCGGCAGGCGGAGGATCTGAATCCATTCACTGAGCTCAGACATGAATGAAGACAAAGAGCTGCTGAGAGACGGAGGCACAGAtaacaccacagaagaagacgAACAACTGCTGTTCATTTAAAACCGTGTGGGAGTTTCATCTTCTTGTGTTTGAAAGACAAACTCTGCAGAACCTGAACTTTAACAATGAGCGAACACTGATGGACATTTCTTCATCTGTCCAAAAACACAGTTGCCATCTCAGTTTGAACGGTGGTAACCAGTGGGTGGAGCCACAGTATCCTGGTCCCACCCATacccgcctcctcctcccttgATCAgctcagactgtattgaagtctatgggtaaatgtccctcctccctgacaggagagaggacagaacaGGGCAGATCTAAGAGACTGAAGGCTGACAAGTTAAAAAGGCGtcaacagaaacactgagcaCTAACAGATAGAACAgaggttttattatttaaaacgAAAGTCATGTTTAACAAACTGTCAGGTTGAGCAGCTTCAACGAGTCTGAGCAGACCGCATGGTCTTCAGTCtgaaaggacacacacacacacacacacacagctaaaggTGACATATATGCAGTCACATGACCAGTGACCATTATAGACATGCAATCAGGAAGTAATGTGTTAGCATGTCACTGAGAGcctgtgtgacctctgaccttttcaaCAGATTATCTGCCAATGTTTGTCCATCTCCATGGTGACCGTCTTCATCACTGTCCCCTGAGCTACTGTCTGACTCCTCCTTACTCTTCTTCTGCGGTTTCCccttgtgtttgtgcttcttgtgtttcttcttctgtaagACAGAGGTCAGAtatcagaggtcaaaggtcagacccGTCGCAGTTCTTTGAATCAGACTCGTTCCTTCACCTTCTTGTCctttttatgtttgtgctgCTTCTTGCTCTTGTGTTTCTTGTCGTTGCTCGTCCTGCTGAGCTTGTCTACCTCCCTGGGGAGGGGTGTGGCCTCTCCCCTACCTGGACAGGTGAACAGGTCGTTTAGTGTCTCAGCATCAGCAGGTGAACCACAGACGGCTCTGTGACATGGACTCACCCCAAGCAGCTGAAGGAGGCGGCAGCTTTGGACCGAACTCCTCCTGAGTCCAGGTCTGAGACCTAACCACATCTTTAAAccaaacacaggagagagagTACATTACATCATCTGGGATAATAGAGTCCGGACCTCAGTTCAGGTTCCTCAACCTAAACTGAGGTCCGAACCTGACTTCAGGACATAGACCtcagaccagaacagaaacaggatcAGGTTTGTCCTGACTTTGACAGGATGTAGAACCTCAGAAAGAAGAACGTTACCTGTCGGCTGGTTCTGTGTGGAGGAGGACGTGACGGCAGGGATGACGACTTTTGAGATATTGAAGAGGTTCACTTCCTGGGGCTCAGGTTTAACTTCTTCCTCCTTggtgtcctcctcctcttcctcactatCTCCCTCTGACGAAGAGGAGCTGGCGAAAATGGCCTTGAACAGATCCATTGGAGGcctgctctcctcttcctcttcctcttcctcctgtcctctctgatttgtctctgtctgtgcgGAGAGACAACAGGTGAGTCATCCAACATCTGCAGACTCAGGTCTCagtggatctggtctggtctggactcGTACCTGTGTCTGATCCCTGCTGGAGGGGGCAGGTGGAGCCGGGGCAGAcatctggtccggtctggtctcagtctggtgtcgtgcagcagagaggagctcACTCAGAGCctcatccttcttcttctcttccttttggTCTGAGACGTCCCACCTCGACTTCTTCACTGGCTCAGGGGACTTCggaggagctgaagagaaagaggaggaggaagtgaggtCATGTTACCCAAAGAGAACCCAAAACCAGCTGGTGATGTCATAAGGACAGACCTTTGGTCTCCGTCACAGTCAGGAAGTTGAAGACTGAGAACTTGTCTCTCTTCACCTTCAGAAGACCCACCAAAGCCGACCTGCAGAAACAGGAATTCAAACTCAAACATGCATTCAGACttagaaatgttgatgacatcACGACGGTCTACGGGGCCGTACCCGGGGTAGGGGTCAGGGACGTTGAACCTCTTGCACAGCAGTTTTTCTGGATGCCACTCCAAAGTTTCTCTGGTCAGTTTTCCGaacatcttcatcttcacaGCCGCTTTTTTGTCGTCCACGTCGCCCtgacaaccacaacacaacacacatcaatacacaacaacacaaacatccaaCCTATCAGGTTTTCGGGGGCCGACCTCCTGGTCCTGGGGGACCTCCACGGTGTCCTCGTCCTCCTGGTGCTTGGCTCTGGTGAAGCGGGAAGACAGCGAGGAGGACGACGGTCTGTAGAGGACGGACGCTCGGACAaactcctccctctccctgctACGCTCCCATTCCGTCATCCCAGAGTCCAGACTCTGCTCCAGGGCGTCTGAGACACAGACGAAGGTCAGGTGGCCTGCAGTGCATGATGGGACATGTGGGACTAGTCCTACCTTTGTCTCCCTGTCTCAGGCGGTCCAGGTAGAGCTCGTAGCGTGCCTGTTTGCTTGGAGTCTTTTCGAACGGCTTGAAAATCTGCAAGGATGTTTGGACGCCTCTCCATGATGCCAGAGcgtcctcctgctgctgctgaaggacgAAGGACGCTGTGTTACTCAGAGCTGACGGCCCTGAAGACGATGACTCCGCATGActctgcatgtctttggattctgtggtggtggggggttgaGAGGCGGAGTTGCGGAGGTTGAGAAGTCGCTTTCTGTCTTCAGGCTTaaggaggtccaggactgaacTGGGACCTGATCAGGATTCAGGAAAAGAACAGGATTCTTGGATAAGATCTGGAGACAGAGTCTACTGGCCAACCAACAACACCATTAAACTACTGtaattcatcagccaatcaaaaCCTCAGAAGACTGTGGAAATAAACTGGGAAAACTCGTTTTATTCACTGAAGTTTAAACTGTTGAGCTGATCAGCTCATTCTGATCGATAACATCAATGACAGATTGGTGATGTGTGCAGCCTCTGTGAGGAACTCTACCCTGCAGGACGTCCTCCCCCAGCAGCGTCCTCCTCTGACCCGAGTCCAGCTGGTGACGTCCCCCTGGTTGTGGCTCGTCTTGGACCATGTGGCCCCTGGAGACCCTGAGGGCCTCGGCCAGAGCTGGGCTGGCCCCCGTCAGACTGAATACCCTGAAGCGACGGACCGGTCTGTAGTCCGGGGGCAGAGTGGGGGGGTGGAATATCTGAAGAGGCACCTGGTGTTAGTGactctttgttttccacacacacgacgacactgacacacaacactcaCAGTTTTCTCCTCAGCCGGCTTCTGTGCCAGAGTGAAGCCGTCCAGGATTTTACCGACATACGAGACGTCTCTACTTCGGTCTGAAAAGAGTCAGGGAGGGAAACAACTGATCAAGATTCAAGGAGGTTCAAAGAtcccagaaaaaacaaaaagcagttaATGGAGGaccaacccaaccggtcgaggcagatggccaccccccttgagcctggttctgctcgaggtttctgcctcttaaaggaagtttttcctgctcatcgggggatctgttgggtctctttaaatacattcataaagagtttgatctagacctgctctatatgtaaagtgccttgatgtaactttgttatgatttggcgctatacaaataaatctgatttgatttgatttgatttggaggaTCTGATGCTTCTGCACCTGGACCATCACTACAGATCTGATCTGATTAAACCCAAACTTTCCAGTACTTTCCAGGTACCTCTGTTCTTGTACTGCTGCGGAGCGGTCCAGCCGTACAGTCCATCTCCAGGCTCCTCCCCTCCCAGCACTGTGTCGTACCTGGACATGGAGTCTCTGTGGTACACatcttcgtcatcatcatcctctaGGGCCCCCACACCGAACGCCtgtggggtcaaaggtcacaggcaGCATGCAGACCATGTGATCAGGTGACTTCCTGTTATCAAAGACTCATGGCACCCCACCTGTCCAGCCACTCCTCCTCGCCGTGAGCCCCTGGGTGCGTCCCCAAACAGTCGAGTCCTGGTCTCAGACAGAGGCTTGAACAGGTCTATGTGCTCCGGGGCTCCCTGACCCAGCAGAGCAAGACCTGGGTCCAGACCCCGGTACCCCAGACCCTGAACCCCTACCCTTGGGTTAAAGTCCACAGGAGTTACATCCTTTGGGGCAAAGGTCACGTCCTGTGGTGCGAACTCATCGTCGTCATCCTGTTGGTGAAAAAGGACACATTAATGTTGTCATGGCGGCGCTTTAACAAAAAGGTTTCTGGTTCTGCTCTGGTCTGGtgagaacctggacctggacttcaTCAGAGATATCCTGTACAGATGAGACGGCAGTCTCACTCACCTCTGAGTCCTCTGACCCAGCAATGGGTGGGGCACAGCCGTAGACTCTGGATCCTGATCCATCACCTGCCAGAACACAAGACCAGGACATGGTGAGACCTGATGAGACCAGTTcaagagctgcagaaaaacaaaacatctgccAACCACTCTGCTGGTGCCGAGACTTCCTCTTCACACGAGGCCCCAGTCCTTGCCCCTCCTTCCACCCCATCCTCTTCAACAGCTCCACCCCCATGGACGACCTGGGAGACAAAacacactgtgacatcatcatacAGCCACAGTTTGGCCTGTTTGGTGACCGCCCTCTGTGAAAGGGCCCCTGGCTTACTTGGCGGGTGCAATCAGCTCCTCCAGCAGCGTGTCTCCAGGGATCAGGGCATTCTGGGCGTTGACGGCTCTCGCCTTCTCTCTGGTCTCATCTCTGCGGCTGGAAGAGAATTCCTGCCTGGTGGTGATCTGGCTGGGAGCGATGCCATGCTCACTGAAGtcctgaagacaaaaacaaaggatCACTTTATTGATCTGCTGTTTTAATCTTTATCCAGGAAGCCATCTTGGATCAGGTGTTCTACAGTCTCTCAACTCCTCCCACCTCCTCATCCATGAAGTCTTCTGGCCTGGCATGTTGTTTCTCAGCTTTCTGTTGCCGTGACGACAGAAAGGTTGACGGTGTCCAACCTACAAAcgaaacacaaagacatgtttgAAACGAAGATGTTGTTTCTGCTTTcttgtcagttttattttgaattctgGAGGAAAGCACTTTGAGGTGATCAGGTGATCAGCAGCAGGACTGACCCTCTTTTGAGCCAACGGTGTTGAAGTAACCAGCTGAAAATCCTCCAGTGAACGCTCCATGGAATCTTTTATATCGTCCTTTCTCATCTTTGACTGTCTGCTCGTGAAGCGGGATGGGCTTCTTCAGGGGCTCgtctgcagcagacacacacacacacacacacacacatacatattatACACACAGAACAGCATAACATGTGGTGAAGCTTCAGGTCCTTCACTTTAGGTTCagttatttgtctttttctagaAAGAAACTACGGACATGCAGCTTCATATTAAAGCTGAAAGTATCAcccaataaatcaaataactgaACTACTCGGAACAAATTGTGTACTGTCTAAACACCCAACAAACACCTTGAGGAAGTTATTtcaggtatttttttattttaagaatcaGATAATCTCCATCTTACTTGCTTGGACCTAATTGTTGTGTAAAGACAGTTTCATGTTTAAcgacacaaaaaacaaacagaatgaaTACAAAAATCTTTAGTTGGGAATCTCACGGGAAAGAAGAAGAGTTTTTCCCGATGAGTGAACAAATCTCATCATGTATGTTAATGCCTTTAACCTCGTGAAGTCTGACAAAATCATAATGTtgtcattaaaatatgaatatataatattagAATACagcagaagggaaaaaacataCTGGATTCTTTACAGTGTGGTTTTGATTTGGTTAATGAGTCTCTGTAGCAAatatgacaacaacaataataaaaccgATTTAAAGACACTTTACAGAGACTTCACTAAAGCGACAGACCAGCCGAACACACCCGGACCCTGAAGGTCAGGACGACCTGCTGACTGCCGGCCCTTCGTGCTGAACCTCCATCTGGGACTCACAGAAACCTTAAACCGGCTGATATTTGACCGAAGTCCGGAATGGAAGCCTGGAGGCTCAGAAACTGTTAGCTACATTTAGCTTAGCATGCTGTCATGGCGGCCGAACTCGGTCCAGGTCTTTTATTACATCATCAAACCCGCACAAAGACTTTAGAGCAGGTCGGCTCGGTTTCTGGGAGCAGGAACAGATCTACCTTCCTCCAGAGGTTCCAGCGGAGTCCCGAAACTCACAAAGTCCTCCTCGCTCTCACTGTCGGACGCCATGTTTAAACTACAACTACGACAAGCGCGGAGGTACAAACGAAGCGAGAGGCGTTCCTGAAAACTTCCAGCTGAAAAAAGGCGACATCTGTTGGTGGCGTTCCCAGCGACGTTCAATGATGTCACTGAAAGGGGCGGAGTCTCTGCGAAAAACCTGAGACATTTATTACTTCTCTAAAATAGTTCcagagaaaacagtgaaacattaaaatttaattaaaaaggtTCAAGGAATTTGTATTGTCGTTGTCACAGCATGTGAATCATTTATAACACGAAACAAGCACGTAACAttgaccaaataaaaaaaaaatgtaaatcattcaaATAAGAATCATTAGTCATAAAATCCTTTTAAAAGCCGAGGATCAGATGTAAATAATACATTCTTCTCTCTGTAACAGTGTTGTTTGGGACATAAAGGCCAAAAAAGTACTCTGAGGCAAAGGCTCATGGGAGCTGTAGTTGATGGATGTCATTTGATATCATACCCCCCAGCTAAACTCCTGGCTCTGCAGAAAGGCCCCATAAAGATCCAGATCTGATCCAGATTCCTTCCCTCCTGTTTGTAACATGAcaagctgctgaacttcagggGGTTTGAACTAACTGAACCTGGACTGGGCTGGACTGAGCTGGACTGAGCTGAGGGTGGGGACCGTGGGGCCAGGACTCAGGTCAGAACAGTCAGCACCaaagaaagacaggagaaagaaaaacgCCCCAGGACAGAGCCAGAACAGatcaggaccagaacagaaccacgaccagaacagatccaggaccagaacagatccaagaccagaacagatccaggaccagaacagaaccaggaccagaacagatccaAGACCAGGACAGATCTAAGACCAGGACAGATCTAAGATCAGGACAGATTCAAGACCAGGACAGagccaggaccagaacagatcagGACAGATCCAGGACAAGGACAGATCCAAGACCAGGACAGagccaggaccagaacagatcagGACAGATCCAGGACAAGGACAGATCCAAGACCAGGACAGagccaggaccagaacagatcagGACAGATCCAGGACAAGAACAGATCCAAGACCAGGacagatccaggaccagaacagatccaggaccaggatagaaccaggaccagaacagatccaggACCAGGATAGAACCAGGAgaagaacagaaccaggacca
This window harbors:
- the LOC115040898 gene encoding G patch domain-containing protein 1-like isoform X1, whose amino-acid sequence is MASDSESEEDFVSFGTPLEPLEEDEPLKKPIPLHEQTVKDEKGRYKRFHGAFTGGFSAGYFNTVGSKEGWTPSTFLSSRQQKAEKQHARPEDFMDEEDFSEHGIAPSQITTRQEFSSSRRDETREKARAVNAQNALIPGDTLLEELIAPAKSSMGVELLKRMGWKEGQGLGPRVKRKSRHQQSGDGSGSRVYGCAPPIAGSEDSEDDDDEFAPQDVTFAPKDVTPVDFNPRVGVQGLGYRGLDPGLALLGQGAPEHIDLFKPLSETRTRLFGDAPRGSRRGGVAGQAFGVGALEDDDDEDVYHRDSMSRYDTVLGGEEPGDGLYGWTAPQQYKNRDRSRDVSYVGKILDGFTLAQKPAEEKTIFHPPTLPPDYRPVRRFRVFSLTGASPALAEALRVSRGHMVQDEPQPGGRHQLDSGQRRTLLGEDVLQGPSSVLDLLKPEDRKRLLNLRNSASQPPTTTESKDMQSHAESSSSGPSALSNTASFVLQQQQEDALASWRGVQTSLQIFKPFEKTPSKQARYELYLDRLRQGDKDALEQSLDSGMTEWERSREREEFVRASVLYRPSSSSLSSRFTRAKHQEDEDTVEVPQDQEGDVDDKKAAVKMKMFGKLTRETLEWHPEKLLCKRFNVPDPYPGSALVGLLKVKRDKFSVFNFLTVTETKAPPKSPEPVKKSRWDVSDQKEEKKKDEALSELLSAARHQTETRPDQMSAPAPPAPSSRDQTQTETNQRGQEEEEEEEESRPPMDLFKAIFASSSSSEGDSEEEEEDTKEEEVKPEPQEVNLFNISKVVIPAVTSSSTQNQPTDVVRSQTWTQEEFGPKLPPPSAAWGRGEATPLPREVDKLSRTSNDKKHKSKKQHKHKKDKKKKKHKKHKHKGKPQKKSKEESDSSSGDSDEDGHHGDGQTLADNLLKRLKTMRSAQTR
- the LOC115040898 gene encoding G patch domain-containing protein 1-like isoform X2; translation: MASDSESEEDFVSFGTPLEPLEEDEPLKKPIPLHEQTVKDEKGRYKRFHGAFTGGFSAGYFNTVGSKEGWTPSTFLSSRQQKAEKQHARPEDFMDEEDFSEHGIAPSQITTRQEFSSSRRDETREKARAVNAQNALIPGDTLLEELIAPAKSSMGVELLKRMGWKEGQGLGPRVKRKSRHQQRSRVYGCAPPIAGSEDSEDDDDEFAPQDVTFAPKDVTPVDFNPRVGVQGLGYRGLDPGLALLGQGAPEHIDLFKPLSETRTRLFGDAPRGSRRGGVAGQAFGVGALEDDDDEDVYHRDSMSRYDTVLGGEEPGDGLYGWTAPQQYKNRDRSRDVSYVGKILDGFTLAQKPAEEKTIFHPPTLPPDYRPVRRFRVFSLTGASPALAEALRVSRGHMVQDEPQPGGRHQLDSGQRRTLLGEDVLQGPSSVLDLLKPEDRKRLLNLRNSASQPPTTTESKDMQSHAESSSSGPSALSNTASFVLQQQQEDALASWRGVQTSLQIFKPFEKTPSKQARYELYLDRLRQGDKDALEQSLDSGMTEWERSREREEFVRASVLYRPSSSSLSSRFTRAKHQEDEDTVEVPQDQEGDVDDKKAAVKMKMFGKLTRETLEWHPEKLLCKRFNVPDPYPGSALVGLLKVKRDKFSVFNFLTVTETKGLDLTSSSSFSSAPPKSPEPVKKSRWDVSDQKEEKKKDEALSELLSAARHQTETRPDQMSAPAPPAPSSRDQTQTETNQRGQEEEEEEEESRPPMDLFKAIFASSSSSEGDSEEEEEDTKEEEVKPEPQEVNLFNISKVVIPAVTSSSTQNQPTDVVRSQTWTQEEFGPKLPPPSAAWGRGEATPLPREVDKLSRTSNDKKHKSKKQHKHKKDKKKKKHKKHKHKGKPQKKSKEESDSSSGDSDEDGHHGDGQTLADNLLKRLKTMRSAQTR